In the genome of Candidatus Hydrogenedentota bacterium, the window CGGCTAATGTCCTGCATCCCTCCGGGATGCCCAAGACTTTCGCTTTCGGCCATTTCCACGTTTGGCAGAGAAAAACCGGCGGCTTGGGGCGCGGAAGAATACGTCCACTTCATTAGCAGCGAAGCGAAGCCATCCCGTTCCCGCCGCGGCCCTGCCTGCACGCGATTGCTTCCGGCGCTGCGCGCCTTCGCAATGACGTGCGCACATCCGGGCTGCCTGCTCTTCAACTGTTGCCGCGTCCGTTGCCGTAGATCGCCAGGGTCTCCGCGAGCATGTCGGCGACCTCGCGGCGCAGCGCCTTGGGCTCCAACAGCTCCGCCTCGCTGCCAAACCCCAGCACCCACGACTTCACCTCCGGCCGGCTCGACGCCGTGAAGGTGAGGACGAGGGACCCGTCGCGGCGGCGGCGGAAATGCTGGTCGGCGCTCCAGCGCCGCTCGGAGACATAGGTGGCCACGGCGGCGGAAAACGCCACCCGCACGCGGAACGGCGGATCAAAGTCGAAACCGAAGAGCCCCTTGCGGCTCGTGTCCTTTCCGGGCGTGAAGGGGGTGTCCGTCAGCGCGGCGCGGACAATGCGGTGCACGGCCAGCGTGATCGGCTTCTTGTCGCCCGCAGGCGCGCCGTCGGCGGTGAAGCGCCGCCCGCGCACATAGAAGGCCTCGCGGAACGCGACCAGCTTCATCGGGCCGATGAGGTGCTCCTTCGTCTCGCCGCCCAGCTTGTTCCGGTAGACCACACGGCACAGGCGGTGGGCGGCCATGCCCTCCTGCAGCGTCTCCAGGTGGCTGTGGAAGGGCGTGTAGTCAATCATGCCCTTTCCCCGGCTCTCCGCGAGGGTTGGCGGCATGTCCGCCCCGTCCGTCGTGAGGAAGGCCGCCGCGCCGATGGTCCGGTTGATCTCCTCCTTCACCTTCGCGGGGAGCAGGTGCTGCACAATGTCCTTGCACAGGCACAGGTAGCGCAGGGCGTGGGCGTCCACCGCCACCCCGGCGGGCACCGTCTTCGGGGTGACGCGGAAGAACCGGTTGTTCCCCTCCATCCAGCTCTCCACCGTGATCCCCGGCACCCGCTCCAGGTTCTCCAGCATCCGCAGCACCGTCTGCCGCGAGCAGCGGAAAATCCCCGCCAGCCGGGTCAGCGAATACTGCCGGCCGTTCGACCCCAGCAAGAGCAGCAGCTGCACGAGCCGCAGCCCCGGCGAACCGTATGTGTCCCGCGCCACGCGCAAACCCTCCGGATTCCTGCATCCGCACCGCAAACACCGGGGCCCATGATGCACCATTCCGCCCGGGGATGCAACAGGCTGCGGCGCGCCCGTGTTTCCTTTCCGGCCGGCCGCTGCACGCGCTG includes:
- a CDS encoding WYL domain-containing protein produces the protein MARDTYGSPGLRLVQLLLLLGSNGRQYSLTRLAGIFRCSRQTVLRMLENLERVPGITVESWMEGNNRFFRVTPKTVPAGVAVDAHALRYLCLCKDIVQHLLPAKVKEEINRTIGAAAFLTTDGADMPPTLAESRGKGMIDYTPFHSHLETLQEGMAAHRLCRVVYRNKLGGETKEHLIGPMKLVAFREAFYVRGRRFTADGAPAGDKKPITLAVHRIVRAALTDTPFTPGKDTSRKGLFGFDFDPPFRVRVAFSAAVATYVSERRWSADQHFRRRRDGSLVLTFTASSRPEVKSWVLGFGSEAELLEPKALRREVADMLAETLAIYGNGRGNS